A genomic region of Pseudomonas frederiksbergensis contains the following coding sequences:
- a CDS encoding ABC transporter substrate-binding protein, whose amino-acid sequence MKNPASAVFITALLSSAFIAQAQADKLDDIIESGSLRCAVTLDFPPMGFRDEKNTPAGFDVDYCNDLAKTLGVKAEIVETPFPDRIPALVSGRADVIVASTSDTLERAKTVGMTIPYFAFQMVVLTRSDAGIKAYDDLKGHSVGGPAGTFEAIALENDVKKWANAKGAFHAYQSLADAVLALSQGQIDATTVTSTVASSLIKSGKYKNLSVAGTAPYDIDYVSLGAKRNEFGLINYLNLFVNHQVRSGRYQELFAQWVGGTAPQLTASGVYR is encoded by the coding sequence ATGAAAAATCCTGCATCCGCCGTCTTCATTACCGCCCTGCTGAGCAGCGCGTTCATCGCCCAGGCCCAGGCCGACAAACTCGACGACATCATCGAGTCCGGCAGCTTGCGTTGCGCGGTCACCCTGGACTTTCCGCCGATGGGCTTTCGCGATGAAAAGAACACCCCGGCCGGCTTCGATGTCGACTACTGCAACGACCTGGCAAAAACCCTCGGGGTCAAAGCCGAGATTGTTGAGACCCCGTTTCCGGACCGAATTCCGGCACTGGTTTCCGGCCGCGCTGACGTCATCGTTGCCTCCACCTCCGACACGCTGGAACGCGCCAAGACCGTGGGCATGACCATTCCCTACTTCGCCTTCCAGATGGTGGTGTTGACCCGCAGCGATGCCGGAATCAAGGCCTACGACGACCTCAAGGGCCATTCGGTGGGCGGCCCGGCCGGCACGTTTGAAGCCATCGCCCTGGAAAACGATGTGAAGAAATGGGCCAACGCCAAGGGCGCTTTCCATGCCTACCAGTCGCTGGCTGACGCGGTACTTGCCCTGAGCCAGGGGCAGATCGACGCGACCACCGTGACCTCGACGGTCGCCTCGTCGCTGATCAAATCCGGCAAGTACAAAAACCTCAGCGTCGCCGGCACCGCGCCCTATGACATCGATTACGTGTCTCTGGGCGCCAAGCGTAATGAGTTCGGCCTGATCAACTACCTCAACCTGTTCGTCAACCATCAGGTGCGCTCCGGGCGGTATCAGGAGCTGTTCGCGCAATGGGTTGGCGGCACGGCGCCACAGCTGACGGCCAGCGGCGTGTATCGCTAG
- a CDS encoding AraC family transcriptional regulator, with protein MTFPLSLPCPRDLPELLGSLHLITPLLDAMPGVVFFVKDTAARYVLINQTLAQRCGAKDANALLGKTAEQVFPSRFGPHYTEQDLRVLSDGSPLSDQLELHLYPGREPGWCLTHKLALHDAQGSIIGMAGISYDLLAPQSSHPAYEKLAAVDGHIREHYAQPVALSELTALSGFSVAQLERLCKRIFQLTPRQMIHKARLGAATQLLSGELPITEIALRCGYTDHSAFSRQFKALTGVSPSQYRDNHR; from the coding sequence ATGACGTTCCCCCTGTCACTGCCCTGCCCTCGCGACCTGCCCGAGCTGTTGGGCAGTTTGCACCTGATCACACCGCTGCTCGATGCCATGCCCGGCGTGGTGTTCTTCGTCAAGGACACCGCCGCCCGCTACGTGCTGATCAATCAAACCCTGGCCCAACGCTGTGGTGCCAAAGACGCCAATGCGTTACTCGGCAAAACGGCTGAACAGGTGTTTCCCTCGCGCTTCGGCCCGCATTACACCGAGCAAGACCTGCGGGTGCTGAGTGACGGCAGCCCGTTGAGCGATCAGCTTGAACTGCACCTTTACCCTGGCCGCGAACCTGGTTGGTGTCTGACCCACAAACTGGCACTGCACGATGCACAGGGCAGCATTATCGGCATGGCGGGGATTTCCTACGACCTGCTCGCGCCCCAGTCCAGTCATCCGGCCTATGAAAAGCTCGCAGCGGTCGACGGGCACATCCGCGAACACTACGCGCAGCCTGTCGCGCTGAGCGAACTGACCGCCCTCAGCGGTTTTTCCGTGGCGCAACTGGAGCGCCTGTGCAAACGGATCTTCCAGTTAACACCACGGCAGATGATTCATAAGGCACGTCTGGGCGCGGCCACGCAGCTGCTGTCGGGCGAACTGCCGATCACCGAGATCGCCCTGCGCTGCGGTTACACCGACCACAGCGCCTTCAGCCGCCAGTTCAAGGCGCTCACCGGCGTGTCCCCTTCACAGTACCGTGACAACCATCGCTGA
- a CDS encoding NAD(P)/FAD-dependent oxidoreductase, which translates to MKVDLLIIGAGPAGMAAALAAAPSTARIAIIDDNPVPGGQIWRDGVNAHLPSNAQAHRQKLAAASNVQVFNSTRVVALAGARQLLLEDPEHGWSIEYEQLILCTGARELLLPFPGWTLPGVTGAGGLQALIKGGMPVAGERLVIAGSGPLLLASAATAKKAGGQVVHIAEQAPLRAVAGFALQLPRWPAKWLQALQLFDRHYRSDSYILEAYGDNHLQGIRLKRQGRIVDIPCERLACGFGLIPNTQLAHALGCELKDDAIAVDASQLSSLNRHYAAGECTGFGGSELAWIEGAIAGLMAVGEVRQARALWPQRQRWQAFADQLRRSFALRDELKHLATADTLICRCEDVALSALKTCTDWNQAKLYTRCGMGACQGRVCGAATRYLFDWPLAAPRPPFSPTRIDTLLQLAELPNPASATVE; encoded by the coding sequence ATGAAAGTCGATCTGCTGATTATCGGCGCGGGGCCTGCGGGCATGGCGGCAGCGTTGGCGGCCGCACCGAGCACCGCACGCATCGCCATCATCGATGACAACCCGGTACCCGGCGGGCAAATCTGGCGTGATGGCGTCAATGCACACTTGCCGAGCAATGCTCAGGCTCATCGTCAGAAACTGGCGGCAGCGAGTAACGTTCAGGTGTTCAATTCGACACGCGTGGTCGCGTTGGCCGGTGCCCGACAGCTGTTGCTGGAAGACCCCGAGCACGGCTGGAGCATCGAGTACGAACAACTGATTCTGTGCACCGGTGCCCGTGAACTGTTGCTGCCGTTTCCCGGCTGGACCTTGCCCGGCGTCACCGGCGCGGGCGGGCTGCAAGCGCTGATCAAGGGCGGCATGCCGGTGGCCGGCGAACGGCTGGTGATTGCCGGCAGTGGTCCGCTGCTGCTGGCCAGCGCGGCCACCGCGAAAAAGGCCGGGGGCCAGGTCGTGCACATCGCCGAACAAGCGCCGCTAAGAGCCGTCGCCGGGTTTGCCCTGCAACTGCCACGATGGCCAGCCAAGTGGCTGCAAGCCTTGCAGTTGTTTGATCGTCATTACCGCAGCGACAGCTACATCCTCGAAGCCTATGGCGACAACCACCTGCAAGGCATACGCCTGAAACGCCAGGGGCGGATCGTCGACATCCCCTGTGAGCGACTGGCCTGTGGCTTCGGCCTGATCCCCAATACCCAACTGGCCCACGCTCTGGGCTGCGAATTGAAGGACGACGCGATCGCCGTCGACGCGAGCCAGCTCAGTAGCCTGAACAGACACTATGCCGCGGGCGAATGCACAGGTTTTGGCGGCAGTGAGCTGGCATGGATCGAGGGTGCAATCGCAGGATTGATGGCCGTCGGTGAAGTCCGGCAAGCCCGCGCACTCTGGCCGCAGCGGCAACGCTGGCAAGCGTTCGCCGATCAGTTGCGACGCAGCTTTGCCTTGCGCGACGAACTGAAACACCTGGCCACGGCCGATACGCTGATTTGTCGTTGTGAAGACGTTGCGCTGTCAGCACTCAAGACCTGCACCGACTGGAACCAGGCCAAACTGTACACGCGTTGCGGCATGGGTGCCTGCCAGGGACGGGTCTGCGGTGCAGCGACCCGTTACCTGTTCGACTGGCCGCTAGCGGCACCACGTCCACCCTTTTCCCCGACGCGCATCGACACGCTGTTGCAGCTTGCCGAGCTTCCCAATCCCGCGTCCGCCACCGTAGAGTAA
- a CDS encoding (2Fe-2S)-binding protein, translating into MIEVSLDGRTVSVDAGTTVAALLYLAGDGCSRTSVSGQRRAPFCGMGVCQECRVSIDGQRRLACQTTCRTGMCVETRP; encoded by the coding sequence ATGATTGAAGTGAGCCTCGATGGCCGCACGGTATCGGTCGACGCCGGTACAACGGTTGCAGCGCTGCTCTACCTGGCTGGCGACGGCTGCAGTCGAACCTCGGTCAGCGGTCAGCGCCGGGCGCCTTTTTGCGGGATGGGGGTTTGCCAGGAGTGCCGGGTGAGTATCGACGGTCAGCGCCGCCTTGCCTGCCAGACCACCTGCCGCACAGGCATGTGCGTGGAGACCCGGCCATGA
- a CDS encoding NAD(P)/FAD-dependent oxidoreductase, which yields MNADVIVIGAGIVGSACAHELAQRGLDVLVLDSQRGGATAVGMGHLVAIDDNPAELALSRYSIELWRQWAPRLDPDCAYRNCGTLWLAANDEEMAGAEHKRQTLKAQGIACEMLDPRALYTAEPMLRAGLSGALKVSGDGILYAPNAAHWLLNQNAGRITRRTVDVSQVDGNQLRLATGERLRAEAVVLANGIHATELCPELPIRPKKGHLLITDRYPGKIHHQLVELGYVTSAHASEGTSVAFNAQPRPTGQLFLGSSRQFDTTDLSVEASVLARMLRRAIDYLPELAGMNAIRSWTGLRAATPDGLPLLGEHPQQAGLWLAAGHEGLGVTTAPGSAHLLAAQLCKTTPAIDPTPYLPGRFLTTARGLRA from the coding sequence ATGAATGCCGACGTCATCGTCATCGGCGCCGGTATTGTCGGCAGTGCCTGCGCCCATGAGCTGGCGCAACGCGGGCTCGACGTGCTGGTGCTCGACAGCCAGCGCGGCGGCGCCACGGCGGTCGGCATGGGCCACTTGGTGGCGATAGATGACAACCCGGCCGAATTGGCGCTGAGCCGATACTCCATCGAACTCTGGCGACAATGGGCACCGCGCCTGGACCCCGATTGCGCCTACCGCAACTGCGGCACGCTATGGCTGGCTGCCAATGACGAGGAAATGGCCGGCGCCGAGCACAAACGTCAGACGCTCAAGGCCCAGGGCATCGCCTGTGAAATGCTCGACCCGCGTGCCCTGTACACAGCCGAGCCGATGCTGCGCGCCGGCCTGAGTGGTGCACTGAAAGTCAGCGGCGACGGCATTCTCTACGCGCCGAATGCTGCGCACTGGCTGCTCAACCAGAACGCTGGCCGAATCACTCGGCGCACGGTCGACGTCTCGCAGGTCGACGGCAATCAACTGCGATTGGCTACTGGCGAACGCTTGCGTGCCGAAGCGGTGGTGCTGGCCAACGGCATTCATGCCACCGAGCTGTGCCCCGAGCTGCCGATTCGCCCGAAGAAGGGCCACCTGCTGATCACCGACCGTTACCCTGGCAAGATCCATCACCAGTTGGTCGAGCTGGGCTATGTCACCAGTGCTCACGCCAGCGAAGGCACCTCGGTTGCCTTCAATGCCCAGCCACGCCCGACCGGGCAACTCTTTCTCGGCTCGTCACGCCAGTTCGACACCACCGACCTGAGCGTCGAAGCCTCGGTGTTGGCGCGCATGCTGCGCCGGGCAATCGACTATTTGCCGGAGCTGGCCGGGATGAACGCCATCCGCAGCTGGACCGGCCTGCGCGCCGCCACGCCCGATGGCTTGCCGCTGCTCGGTGAGCATCCGCAGCAAGCGGGTTTGTGGCTGGCGGCCGGGCATGAAGGGTTGGGCGTGACCACAGCTCCCGGCAGTGCGCATCTGCTGGCCGCGCAGCTGTGTAAAACCACTCCGGCCATCGACCCGACGCCTTATCTGCCGGGGCGTTTCCTGACCACCGCACGAGGGTTACGCGCATGA
- a CDS encoding 4-hydroxyproline epimerase, which translates to MKRIHVLDSHTGGEPTRLVIAGFPELGTGSMAERKRRLAEEHDHWRAATVLEPRGSDVLVGALLCEPQDPGACAGVIFFNNSGYLGMCGHGTIGLVVSLAYLKRIEPGVHRIETPVGTVEATLHEDRSVSVRNVPAWRYRKAVQVTLPGYGTVSGDIAWGGNWFFLIAEHGQRIASDNLEALTAYTWAVREALENQGIRGEDGGEIDHIELFADDPEADSRNFVLCPGKAYDRSPCGTGTSAKLACLAADGKLQPGEVWRQASVIGSQFEASYERLDAQRIIPTIRGRAHMSGENHLLLEEDDPFAWGIGS; encoded by the coding sequence ATGAAACGTATCCACGTCCTCGACTCTCACACCGGCGGTGAACCGACACGCCTGGTCATCGCCGGTTTCCCGGAACTGGGCACCGGCTCCATGGCCGAACGCAAGCGCCGCCTCGCCGAGGAGCACGACCACTGGCGCGCCGCCACGGTGCTTGAGCCACGCGGCAGTGACGTGCTGGTAGGCGCCCTGCTCTGCGAGCCGCAAGATCCCGGCGCTTGTGCCGGGGTTATTTTCTTCAACAACAGCGGCTACCTCGGCATGTGCGGTCACGGCACCATTGGCCTGGTGGTCTCACTGGCGTACCTGAAGCGCATCGAGCCCGGCGTGCACCGGATCGAAACCCCGGTCGGCACGGTCGAGGCGACCTTGCACGAGGATCGCTCGGTCAGCGTGCGCAATGTCCCGGCCTGGCGCTACCGCAAGGCCGTGCAGGTGACGCTGCCGGGTTACGGCACGGTCAGCGGCGACATCGCCTGGGGCGGCAACTGGTTTTTCCTGATCGCCGAACACGGCCAGCGGATTGCCAGCGATAACCTCGAAGCCCTGACCGCTTACACCTGGGCGGTCCGTGAAGCCCTGGAGAACCAGGGCATTCGCGGTGAGGATGGCGGCGAAATCGATCACATCGAGCTGTTCGCCGACGACCCCGAGGCCGACAGCCGTAACTTTGTACTTTGCCCCGGCAAAGCCTACGACCGCTCCCCGTGCGGCACCGGCACCAGCGCCAAGCTGGCGTGCCTGGCAGCGGACGGTAAATTGCAGCCCGGCGAAGTCTGGCGCCAGGCCAGTGTGATCGGCAGCCAGTTCGAAGCCAGTTACGAGCGGCTCGACGCGCAACGCATCATTCCGACCATTCGCGGTCGCGCCCACATGAGTGGCGAGAACCACTTGTTGCTGGAGGAAGACGACCCGTTCGCGTGGGGCATCGGCTCATGA
- a CDS encoding GntR family transcriptional regulator: MPLPSFNAPNLGIAPSASEVIAKHLREAIIGGHFAEDEPIRQDDIARLFNVSKIPVREALKRLEAEGLVQFQRNKGAVVTKISEPELAQIFEVRVLLEVQAIRLAVPNMTEATFLRAESICAEFIDENNVGRWAELNWALHACLYEPAQRPFLLNLIRSIHDKVERYLRMQMSLSEGKDRADHEHRDILAACRAGDADKAAELIEQHIIGVCRTLYEHLPNAPARI, translated from the coding sequence GTGCCTCTACCCAGCTTCAATGCCCCAAATCTGGGGATTGCGCCCTCAGCTTCGGAAGTCATCGCCAAGCACCTGCGCGAGGCCATCATCGGCGGTCATTTTGCCGAAGACGAACCGATCCGTCAGGACGACATCGCCCGCTTGTTCAACGTCAGCAAGATCCCGGTGCGCGAGGCGCTCAAACGCCTTGAGGCGGAAGGCCTGGTGCAGTTTCAGCGCAACAAGGGCGCGGTGGTGACGAAGATATCCGAGCCCGAACTGGCGCAGATCTTTGAAGTCCGGGTGCTGCTGGAGGTCCAGGCGATTCGCCTGGCCGTGCCGAACATGACCGAAGCCACGTTCCTGCGCGCCGAAAGTATCTGTGCCGAGTTCATCGACGAAAACAACGTCGGCCGCTGGGCCGAGTTGAACTGGGCCCTGCACGCCTGCCTCTACGAGCCGGCGCAGCGGCCGTTCCTGCTCAACCTGATCCGCTCGATTCATGACAAGGTCGAACGCTACCTGCGCATGCAGATGAGCCTGTCGGAAGGCAAGGACCGTGCGGACCACGAGCACCGCGACATTCTCGCTGCCTGCCGGGCCGGTGACGCCGACAAAGCCGCCGAACTGATCGAGCAGCACATCATTGGTGTGTGCCGCACGCTCTATGAACACCTGCCGAATGCACCTGCGCGAATCTGA
- a CDS encoding PA4642 family protein, with product MRKDKKQVIGDEIGDAQIKLFLDFEPIDATSPSLHKLIKAYRGLRIDDFERFLVFFVEAGYDLDGKDFVAQIQDQRNAADYIELINKARG from the coding sequence ATGCGTAAAGATAAGAAACAGGTGATTGGTGACGAGATCGGCGATGCGCAGATCAAATTGTTCCTCGATTTTGAACCGATCGACGCGACTTCACCGTCCCTGCACAAACTGATCAAAGCCTACCGTGGCCTGCGTATCGACGATTTCGAGCGTTTCCTGGTGTTCTTTGTCGAGGCCGGTTACGACCTGGACGGCAAGGACTTTGTTGCCCAGATCCAGGATCAGCGCAATGCCGCTGACTACATCGAGTTGATCAACAAGGCTCGCGGTTAA